DNA from Diaphorobacter limosus:
GCGCACCTTTGCCGCCGATGTGATCAACGGCTTTCTTGAAGTCACACACAACGGCTTCGCCCTGCTCGGGCTGGCCGTGGCCTTTGTGGCCATCGCCCTGAGCGCACGCCCGGACCTGCGTCAGGCTGGCGAGGACGAGTTGCGCGGCTGGCTGCATGAACGCCGCGTCGCAGAAGTCGGCTTCCCACTGGAGCCGACCGCCAGCGAACGCGCCGTGGCCATCAACCCCAAGAAGTTGCCGCGCGAACAGGCGGCCGTGGCCTTTTGGCTGAGCAAGAAGTACCGCGTGGCCCCGGAGCCGCTGGCTGCCCTGGTGACCGAGGCCTATGAGATCGGCAAGCGCACCAAGCTCGACCCCACCCTGATCCTGGCCATCATCGCCATCGAGTCCAGCTTCAATCCGTTTGCGCAAAGCTCCGTCGGCGCACAAGGCCTGATGCAGGTGATGACCAGCGTGCACACCGACAAGTACGAAGGTTTTGGTGGTCAGCTGGCCGCTTTCGACCCCGTGGCCAACCTGCGTGTGGGCGTGAAGGTGCTGCAGGAGTGCATTGCGCGCGCCGGCTCGCTGGAAGGCGGTCTACGCTACTACGTGGGCGCCGCCAACCTGCCCCACGATGGTGGCTACGCTGCCAAGGTGTTGGCCGAGCATTTCCGCCTGCGCCAGGTAGCCGGACGGCCCGCGGCTGCCACCCCAGTGCTGTCCACCAAGGCCCCGGCGGCCACCGAGGTCGCCCCAACAGCCAAGTCTGCCGAAGAAAAAGTGGCCCTGCTCGACAGCGACGCCTGAATTCCCGGCGCTGGCGCGAAGCACCGTCCGCTACACTAGCGGGGCACGCAACTGGCGATAGGCGCGCAAGGCCCACCGGGCTGCGCTGCTGACGTGGAGACCCGCAAAAACAAGCCGTTTTTTGCAAACCACTGGGGAGCGTGCCGCGCGGAACAAGGCAGCGTTTGCCCCGCCGCGATCCGTCGTTCGCCTGGGCAGCCCTTGATTTCCAAGGGACTCTTAGTTCATCGGACTGCCATGTACCAACGCAATATTCTTGTCGAACAAACCGATCCCGAGGTGTGGGCCGCCATCCAGGCCGAGAACCTGCGCCAGGAAGAGCACATCGAGCTGATCGCCAGCGAGAACTACGCCTCGCCCGCCGTCATGGCGGCACAAGGCTCGCAGCTGACCAACAAATATGCCGAGGGCTACCCCGGCAAGCGCTACTACGGCGGCTGCGAAAACGTCGACGTGATCGAGCAGCTGGCGATTGACCGCATCAAGCAGCTGTTCGGTGCCGAGGCCGCAAACGTGCAGCCCAACTCGGGCTCGCAGGCCAACCAGGCCGTGCTGATGGCCTTCCTCAAACCCGGCGACACCATTTTGGGCATGAGCCTGGCCGAAGGCGGGCACCTGACGCACGGCATGGCGCTGAACATGTCGGGCAAGTGGTTCAACGTGGTCTCCTACGGCCTGAACGACAAGGAAGAGATCGACTACGACGCCTTCGAAGCCAAGGCGCGCGAAAACAAGCCCAAGCTGATCATCGGCGGCGCATCGGCCTACGCCCTGCGCATTGATTTCGAGCGCATGGCCCGCGTGGCCAAGGAAATCGGCGCCATCTTCTGGGTGGACATTGCCCACTATGCCGGCCTGGTGGTGGCGGGCGAGTACCCCAACCCGGTGCCGTTTGCCGACGTGGTGACCAGCACCACGCACAAGAGCCTGCGCGGCCCGCGCGGCGGCATCATCTTGATGAAGGCCGAGCACGAGAAGGCCATCAACAGCGCCATCTTCCCCGGCCTGCAGGGCGGCCCGCTGGAGCACGTGATCGCAGCCAAGGCCGTGGCCTTCAAGGAGGCGCTGTCGCCCGAGTTCAAAACTTACCAACAGCAAGTGGCCAAGAACGCCAAGGTGTTTGCCGAAACATTGACACAGCGCGGCCTGCGCATCGTCAGCGGCCGCACCGAGAGCCACGTCATGCTGGTCGACCTGCGCGCCAAGGGCATCACCGGCAAGGCCGCCGAGGCGGCCCTGGGCAAGGCGCATATCACCATCAACAAGAACGCCATCCCCAACGACCCCGAGAAGCCCATGGTGACCAGCGGCATTCGCGTGGGCACGCCGGCCATCACCACGCGCGGTTTCAAGGAAGAGGAAACGCGCATCACCGCCAACCTGCTGGCGGACGTGCTCGAGAACCCCAATGACGAGGCCCACCTGGCCGCCGTGCGCGAGAAGGTCAACGCGTTGACCAGTCGCTTCCCGGTCTATCGCTGAGCTGCGCCATGAAGTGCCCGTTCTGCAGCAATCAGGACACCCAGGTCGTCGAGACACGGGTGTCCGAGGACGGGAACTTCATCCGCCGCAGGCGCCAATGCGGTGCCTGCGAAAAACGCTTCACCACCTATGAGCGGCCGGACGTTCACTTCCCCACCGTGGTCAAGAAAGATGGCCGGCGTGTAGAGTATTCGCGCGACAAGCTGCTCGCCTCCTTCAAGCTGGCGCTGCGCAAGCGGCCGGTGAGCACGGTGCAGATCGATTCGGCCATCGAGCGCATCGAAGAGAAACTGCTGCAACTGGGCCAGCGCGAGGTGATCTCCAGCCGCATCGGCGAGCTGGTGATGCGCGAGCTCAAGAAGCTCGACAAGGTGGCCTACATCCGCTATGCCAGCGTGTACCGCAGCTTCGAGGACATTGATGAGTTCCGCGCTCTCGTCGATGAAGTCCGCAAGTAGTTCATCGCTTCTCTATTGATAGCTGTCAGCGCCCATAGCCTGGGCGCTACAGCCATTTTTCACTTAAACCTCTCGCGCGGACGCAATCGGCGGCACGGCCTGCCGCACGTCGCCGCACTGGGCACGGTGGCGCAGCGCGTGGTCCATCAGCACCAGGGCCAGCAGCGCCTCGGCAATCGGCGCGGCACGTATGCCCACACAGGGGTCGTGGCGCCCCTTGGTAATCACCTCGGTGCTCTGGCCGTGGATGTCTATGGACTCGCGCGGACTGATGATGGAGCTGGTCGGCTTGATGGCCAGCTGCACCTCGATGTCCTGCCCGGTGCTGATGCCGCCCAGCACCCCGCCGGCGTTGTTGCTGGCAAAGCCCTGCGGCGTGAGCGAGTCGCCATGGACGGTACCGCGCTGGGCCACGCTGGCAAAACCGGCGCCTATCTCCACGCCCTTGACGGCGTTCAGGCCCATCATCACGTAGGCGATGTCGGCGTCGAGCTTGTCATACAAAGGCTCGCCCAGGCCGACCGGCACGCCGGTGGCCTGCACGCGAATGCGCGCGCCGCAAGAGTCGCCAGACTTGCGTAGCCCATCCATGTAGTCCTCGTAAGCCTGCACATCGGCCACCGGAGCAAAGAAGGGGTTGCGCGGCACATGCTCCCAGCTCTCGAAAGGGATGGCCAGCTCGCCCAGCTGCGTCATGCAGGCGCGAAACGCCGTGCCGTATTTCTCGGCCAGCCATTTTTTGGCCACGGCGCCGGCGGCCACGGTGGGCGCCGTCAGGCGCGCCGACGAGCGGCCGCCGCCGCGCGGGTCGCGCAGGCCGTACTTGTGCCAATAGGCGTAGTCGGCATGACCGGGGCGAAAGCTCTGCGCGATGTCGCCATAGTCCTTGCTGCGCTGATCCTGGTTGCGGATCAGCAGCGCGATGGGCGTGCCGGTGGTCTTGCCCTGGTACACGCCAGAGAGGATCTCCACCGCGTCCGGTTCATTGCGCTGCGTGACATGGCGGCTGGTGCCGGGGCGGCGGCGATCCAGATCCTGCTGGATGTCGGCCTCTGACAGCTCCATGCCCGGCGGGCAGCCGTCGATCACGCAGCCAATGGCCGGGCCATGGGATTCACCGAAGTTGGTGACGCAAAACAGGGTGCCTAAGGTGTTGCCGCTCATGGGAACGCGATGCTCTTGAAACCGTTGAAACCATAAAAACAATAGCTGTTTGCGCTTTATACAGAAGCGCAAACGGCTGATTTTGTTCAAACCTCAAGCTGCCGGCGGGGATTCTTCCTGCGGCCAGTCACGGATATAGGCCTTGAGCAGCTTGTTCTCGAAGTTCTGGCTGTCCACCACGGCCTTGGCCACGTCGTAGAAGCTGACCACGCCCATCAGCATGCGCTTGTCCATCACCGGCATGTAGCGCGCGTGGCAGCCCAGCATCATGCGGCGCACCTCGTCCATGTCGGTCTCCAGCGTGCAGGTCACCGGCGCGTCGTCCATGCTGCTACGCACCAGGGTGGTGCCCACGCCGCCGCCGTTCTTCACCAGGCGCTGTATCACCTCGCGGAAGGTCAGCATGCCCACCAGGTCGCCATGCTCCATGACCACCAGCGAGCCTATGTCCTTCTCGGCCATGGTCTCCACAGCGCGCGCCAGCGGTTCGTCGGGATGGACGGTGTAGAGGGTGTTGCCTTTGAGGCGCAGGATGTCGCTGACTTTCATGGGGTATCTCCGAATGGTGCGGCAGGCGCTGCTTGCCGACTGCTTGCGAGGAAATATAGCCCACAATCACCAGCTGATTCACCGCTATCCACTACTTGGGAGACATGGATGCCCGGTTACTCCGACCCTGGCTTCGACACCCTGGCGCTGCATGCCGGCGCCCAGCCCGACCCCGCCACCGGCGCGCGTGCCGTGCCCATACACCTGACGGCCTCCTTCGTCTTCGAATCCAGCGACCAGGCCGCGGCACTGTTCAACATGGAGCGCCCCGGCCATGTCTACAGCCGCATCAGCAACCCCACCAACGCCGTGCTCGAGCAGCGCGTGGCGGCCCTGGAGGGTGGCGTCGGCGCCATCGCCACGGCCAGCGGCCAGGCGGCGCTGCACCTGGCCATCGCCACGCTGATGGGCGCGGGCGGGCATATCGTGGCCAGCACGGCGCTGTATGGCGGCTCGCAGAACCTGTTGAACTACACACTGCGCCGCTTCGGCATAGAGACAACGTTTGTGCAGCCCGGCGACCTGGACGGCTGGCGCGCCGCCATCCGCCCCAACACCCGGCTGCTGTTTGGCGAGACGGTGGGCAACCCCGGCCTGGAGGTGCTGGACATCCCCGCCGTGGCGCAGATCGCCCACGACGCCGGCGTGCCGCTGCTGGTCGATTCCACCCTCACCTCGCCCTGGCTCATCAAGCCCTTCGAGCATGGCGCCGACCTGGTCTACCACTCGGCCACCAAGTTCCTCTCGGGCCACGGCACGGTGATAGGCGGCGTGCTGGTCGATGGCGGCAGCTTTGACTGGGAAAAATCGGGGCGCTTTCCCGAGATGACCCAGCCCTACGACGGCTTTCACGGCATGGTGTTTGCCGAGGAAAGCACCGTGGGCGCCTTCTTGCTGCGCGCCAGGCGCGAGGGCCTGCGCGACTTTGGCGCCTGCATGAGCCCGCACACCGCCTGGCTCATCCTGCAGGGCATAGAGACCCTGCCTCTGCGCATGCAACAGCACATGCGCAACACCGAGAAGCTGGTGCAATTCCTGGCCGACCAGCCCTTCGTGGCGCGCGTGGGCCATCCGCTGCTGCCATCGCACCCCAGCCACGCCCTGGCGCAAAAGCTGCTGCCGCGCGGCGCGGGCTCGGTGTTCAGCTTCGACATCAAGGGCAGCCGCGCCCAGGGCAAGGCCTTCATTGAAGCGCTGAAGCTCTTCAGCCACCTGGCCAACGTGGGCGACTGCCGCTCGCTGGTGATCCACCCGGCCAGCACCACGCACCACCGCCTGAGCAACGAGGCGCTGGCCGCCGCCGGCATAGGCCAGGGCACGATACGCCTGTCCATAGGCCTGGAGGACGCCGACGACCTGATCGACGACCTGAAGCGCGCACTGAAGGCCGCAGAAAAGGCAGGCGGCTGATGTACCTGCAAATCAATGGCGCGCAGACCTTTTGCCATACCGGCGGCAAGCCGTTTGATGCCGGCCAGCCCAGCGTGGTCTTCATCCACGGCGTGCTGTGCGACCACAGCGTCTGGGCCCTGCAAAGCCGCCATCTGGCGCACCACGGCTGGAACGTGCTGGCCGTGGATCTGCCCGGTCACAGTCGCAGCGGCGGCGAGGCGCCCGCCAGCGTGGAACAGGCAGCGGACTTCATCATCGCGCTGCTCGACACCCTGGGCGTGCAGCGTGCCGCGCTGGTGGGTCACAGCTGGGGTTCGCTGATCGCGCTGGAGGCCACGGCCCGGCTGGGCACGCGTGCGAGCCACCTGGTGCTGGTGGGCACGGCCTTTCCCATGAAGGTTTCGCCAGCGCTGATCGAATCGTCACTGAACGAGCCCGAGAAGGCGCTGAAGATGGTCAACATGTTCTCGCGCAGCAGCCTGGCCTCGCCCTCGGGCGCGGGCTTCTGGGCCTACGGCGCGGGCCTGGCCCTGGGTCGGCGCGTGCTGCGCAGCAACCCGCGGGTGAATGTGTTCCACCGCGGCTTCGTGGCCTGCGACAGCTATTGCGGTGGCGAGCAGGCGATCGCCGCCATTCAGTGCCCGGTGTTGTTTGCGCTGGGCGCGCAGGATCAGATGACGCCCCCGAAGGCCGCCCAGGGCCTGATAGCGACCGCGCGCGCCGCCGGCAAGATGGTGCAGGTGGCGCACCTGCCGGTGGGCCACAACCAGATGACCGAGACGCCGGAGGAGACGCTGCGCGCCATCGGCGATTTCCTGAACGCCCCGGCCTAAGGCATCAGGCCAACAGCCGGCACAGCTCGCGCAGGCTGGTCACCGTCGCCTGGGGCGGCGTGCCCTGCGGCCAGGCGGCCTGCGCCGGGTTGAGCCAGGCGGCCTGCATGCCTGCATCCAGCGCACCTCGGGCGTCGAGCAGCGCATCGTCGCCCACATGCAGCACCGCGCCGCTGGTCACGCCCGCTGCCTGCGCCGCGGCGTGGAAGATGCGCGCATCGGGCTTGGCCACCCCCAGGCGCGCAGCGCTCAGGCTGTCCTTGAAGTAGCGCCCAATGCCTATGTGGTGCACGTCGGCATTTCCGTTGGACAAGGCCACCACGGGGTAGCGCGCGGACAGGAATTCCAGCGTCTCCAACGCATCGTCGAACAGCTCCACGCGCTGGCGCTCGGCAAAGAAGAGGTCGAAGGCCGGCTCGGCCAGCGCGGGATCGTCCCCCGCCTGGGTCAGTGCCAGGCGGATCGACTCGCGCCGCAGCGCGCTCAAGTCCAGCCGCAGGTCGGGGCGCAGCTCGTTCATGCGCACGCGGATGGCGCGCAGCGCCGGGGCGTCACCAAACAGCGCCGCCGTGGCCGGGGCATGGGTCGCCAGCCAGCCGGCCAGGGCCGCCTCGGCCCGTGCAATGGTGGGCCATACGGGCCATAGCGTGTCGTCCAGGTCGATGGTGATGGCGCGTATGCGCGCGGTGTCAAGGCTTGTTACCACAATTGATCCACAGCAAAACTCAGGGAGGCGGCCAGGGCACAATGGCGCGCCGTGACGCAGCGCAACATTTTCTCCACCCTCCGCCAGCCGGGCATGGTACTCGCCATGCTGGCCCTGCTGGCGCAGCTGTGGATGGTGCAGGCCAGCGCCCGGCACTGGGCCGACATGGCCACCCAGGCGCTGTTCAGTGCCGACATTTGCTCGGTACACGGACAGGCTGGCAG
Protein-coding regions in this window:
- a CDS encoding lytic transglycosylase domain-containing protein gives rise to the protein MTASGNAIASARTFAADVINGFLEVTHNGFALLGLAVAFVAIALSARPDLRQAGEDELRGWLHERRVAEVGFPLEPTASERAVAINPKKLPREQAAVAFWLSKKYRVAPEPLAALVTEAYEIGKRTKLDPTLILAIIAIESSFNPFAQSSVGAQGLMQVMTSVHTDKYEGFGGQLAAFDPVANLRVGVKVLQECIARAGSLEGGLRYYVGAANLPHDGGYAAKVLAEHFRLRQVAGRPAAATPVLSTKAPAATEVAPTAKSAEEKVALLDSDA
- the glyA gene encoding serine hydroxymethyltransferase, translating into MYQRNILVEQTDPEVWAAIQAENLRQEEHIELIASENYASPAVMAAQGSQLTNKYAEGYPGKRYYGGCENVDVIEQLAIDRIKQLFGAEAANVQPNSGSQANQAVLMAFLKPGDTILGMSLAEGGHLTHGMALNMSGKWFNVVSYGLNDKEEIDYDAFEAKARENKPKLIIGGASAYALRIDFERMARVAKEIGAIFWVDIAHYAGLVVAGEYPNPVPFADVVTSTTHKSLRGPRGGIILMKAEHEKAINSAIFPGLQGGPLEHVIAAKAVAFKEALSPEFKTYQQQVAKNAKVFAETLTQRGLRIVSGRTESHVMLVDLRAKGITGKAAEAALGKAHITINKNAIPNDPEKPMVTSGIRVGTPAITTRGFKEEETRITANLLADVLENPNDEAHLAAVREKVNALTSRFPVYR
- the nrdR gene encoding transcriptional regulator NrdR translates to MKCPFCSNQDTQVVETRVSEDGNFIRRRRQCGACEKRFTTYERPDVHFPTVVKKDGRRVEYSRDKLLASFKLALRKRPVSTVQIDSAIERIEEKLLQLGQREVISSRIGELVMRELKKLDKVAYIRYASVYRSFEDIDEFRALVDEVRK
- the aroC gene encoding chorismate synthase; its protein translation is MSGNTLGTLFCVTNFGESHGPAIGCVIDGCPPGMELSEADIQQDLDRRRPGTSRHVTQRNEPDAVEILSGVYQGKTTGTPIALLIRNQDQRSKDYGDIAQSFRPGHADYAYWHKYGLRDPRGGGRSSARLTAPTVAAGAVAKKWLAEKYGTAFRACMTQLGELAIPFESWEHVPRNPFFAPVADVQAYEDYMDGLRKSGDSCGARIRVQATGVPVGLGEPLYDKLDADIAYVMMGLNAVKGVEIGAGFASVAQRGTVHGDSLTPQGFASNNAGGVLGGISTGQDIEVQLAIKPTSSIISPRESIDIHGQSTEVITKGRHDPCVGIRAAPIAEALLALVLMDHALRHRAQCGDVRQAVPPIASAREV
- a CDS encoding CBS domain-containing protein, producing MKVSDILRLKGNTLYTVHPDEPLARAVETMAEKDIGSLVVMEHGDLVGMLTFREVIQRLVKNGGGVGTTLVRSSMDDAPVTCTLETDMDEVRRMMLGCHARYMPVMDKRMLMGVVSFYDVAKAVVDSQNFENKLLKAYIRDWPQEESPPAA
- a CDS encoding O-acetylhomoserine aminocarboxypropyltransferase, whose protein sequence is MPGYSDPGFDTLALHAGAQPDPATGARAVPIHLTASFVFESSDQAAALFNMERPGHVYSRISNPTNAVLEQRVAALEGGVGAIATASGQAALHLAIATLMGAGGHIVASTALYGGSQNLLNYTLRRFGIETTFVQPGDLDGWRAAIRPNTRLLFGETVGNPGLEVLDIPAVAQIAHDAGVPLLVDSTLTSPWLIKPFEHGADLVYHSATKFLSGHGTVIGGVLVDGGSFDWEKSGRFPEMTQPYDGFHGMVFAEESTVGAFLLRARREGLRDFGACMSPHTAWLILQGIETLPLRMQQHMRNTEKLVQFLADQPFVARVGHPLLPSHPSHALAQKLLPRGAGSVFSFDIKGSRAQGKAFIEALKLFSHLANVGDCRSLVIHPASTTHHRLSNEALAAAGIGQGTIRLSIGLEDADDLIDDLKRALKAAEKAGG
- a CDS encoding alpha/beta fold hydrolase, giving the protein MYLQINGAQTFCHTGGKPFDAGQPSVVFIHGVLCDHSVWALQSRHLAHHGWNVLAVDLPGHSRSGGEAPASVEQAADFIIALLDTLGVQRAALVGHSWGSLIALEATARLGTRASHLVLVGTAFPMKVSPALIESSLNEPEKALKMVNMFSRSSLASPSGAGFWAYGAGLALGRRVLRSNPRVNVFHRGFVACDSYCGGEQAIAAIQCPVLFALGAQDQMTPPKAAQGLIATARAAGKMVQVAHLPVGHNQMTETPEETLRAIGDFLNAPA
- a CDS encoding HAD family hydrolase, with the translated sequence MVTSLDTARIRAITIDLDDTLWPVWPTIARAEAALAGWLATHAPATAALFGDAPALRAIRVRMNELRPDLRLDLSALRRESIRLALTQAGDDPALAEPAFDLFFAERQRVELFDDALETLEFLSARYPVVALSNGNADVHHIGIGRYFKDSLSAARLGVAKPDARIFHAAAQAAGVTSGAVLHVGDDALLDARGALDAGMQAAWLNPAQAAWPQGTPPQATVTSLRELCRLLA